A single window of Pyrus communis chromosome 10, drPyrComm1.1, whole genome shotgun sequence DNA harbors:
- the LOC137747493 gene encoding 2-oxoglutarate-Fe(II) type oxidoreductase hxnY-like isoform X2, producing MAKVFDQSRRLFGLPLSAKMELLRNKNYRGYTPSLDEHLDHENQVHGDYKEGYYIGVELQEDDPEAKKPFYGPNVWPAPEVLPGWRETMEDYHRQCLEVAKSVGRLVALALDLDIHFFDKPEMLGEAIATLRLLHYDGQVSDPANGIFGAGAHSDFGFITLLATDDVAGLQICKDKDAKPQIWEYVPPIKGAFIVNIGDMLERWSNGIFKSTLHRVVGNGQDRYSIAYFMEPSHDCLVECLPTCKSENNPPKFPPILCRTYLSQRYYDTHADLNVYTEHNK from the exons ATGGCGAAGGTGTTTGATCAGAGCAGGAGGCTTTTCGGATTGCCATTGAGTGCAAAAATGGAGCTTTTGAGGAACAAGAATTACAGGGGATATACCCCTTCTCTCGACGAGCATCTCGATCATGAAAACCAAGTTCACG GAGATTACAAGGAGGGGTATTACATAGGAGTTGAGCTACAAGAAGATGACCCAGAAGCTAAAAAGCCGTTTTATGGGCCTAATGTTTGGCCTGCTCCAG AAGTGTTGCCGGGGTGGAGGGAGACCATGGAGGATTATCATAGACAATGCTT GGAGGTGGCTAAGTCAGTTGGTAGGCTTGTGGCCCTTGCTCTTGATCTCGACATCCATTTCTTCGACAAACCAGAAATGCTTGGCGAGGCTATAGCAACACTGCGTTTACTACACTATGATG GTCAAGTTTCTGATCCAGCGAATGGAATTTTTGGAGCTGGAGCTCATTCGGACTTTGGTTTTATAACCCTATTGGCAACAGATGATGTTGCAGGTCTCCAA ATATGCAAAGATAAGGATGCAAAACCTCAAATATGGGAATATGTACCACCAATAAAAGG TGCATTTATAGTGAATATTGGTGACATGCTGGAACGCTGGAGCAACGGCATTTTCAA GTCCACATTGCATAGAGTTGTAGGGAACGGTCAAGACAGATACTCT ATCGCATACTTTATGGAACCAAGTCACGATTGTCTTGTTGAGTGTTTGCCTACGTGCAAATCTGAAAATAACCCTCCCAA ATTTCCCCCGATCTTGTGCCGCACTTACCTGAGCCAGCGCTATTACGACACTCACGCTGATCTGAATGTCTACACCGAACATAACAAATAA
- the LOC137747493 gene encoding 2-oxoglutarate-Fe(II) type oxidoreductase hxnY-like isoform X1, giving the protein MATQITNGDGVARVSALNCIDPSSPDTHQSVSLLKQACLDCGFFYLVNHGISEEFMAKVFDQSRRLFGLPLSAKMELLRNKNYRGYTPSLDEHLDHENQVHGDYKEGYYIGVELQEDDPEAKKPFYGPNVWPAPEVLPGWRETMEDYHRQCLEVAKSVGRLVALALDLDIHFFDKPEMLGEAIATLRLLHYDGQVSDPANGIFGAGAHSDFGFITLLATDDVAGLQICKDKDAKPQIWEYVPPIKGAFIVNIGDMLERWSNGIFKSTLHRVVGNGQDRYSIAYFMEPSHDCLVECLPTCKSENNPPKFPPILCRTYLSQRYYDTHADLNVYTEHNK; this is encoded by the exons ATGGCAACCCAAATCACAAACGGCGACGGAGTTGCCAGAGTCTCCGCCCTCAACTGCATCGATCCCTCGAGCCCCGACACCCACCAATCCGTCTCTTTACTCAAACAG GCGTGTTTGGATTGCGGGTTTTTCTACCTGGTGAATCATGGAATAAGCGAGGAGTTCATGGCGAAGGTGTTTGATCAGAGCAGGAGGCTTTTCGGATTGCCATTGAGTGCAAAAATGGAGCTTTTGAGGAACAAGAATTACAGGGGATATACCCCTTCTCTCGACGAGCATCTCGATCATGAAAACCAAGTTCACG GAGATTACAAGGAGGGGTATTACATAGGAGTTGAGCTACAAGAAGATGACCCAGAAGCTAAAAAGCCGTTTTATGGGCCTAATGTTTGGCCTGCTCCAG AAGTGTTGCCGGGGTGGAGGGAGACCATGGAGGATTATCATAGACAATGCTT GGAGGTGGCTAAGTCAGTTGGTAGGCTTGTGGCCCTTGCTCTTGATCTCGACATCCATTTCTTCGACAAACCAGAAATGCTTGGCGAGGCTATAGCAACACTGCGTTTACTACACTATGATG GTCAAGTTTCTGATCCAGCGAATGGAATTTTTGGAGCTGGAGCTCATTCGGACTTTGGTTTTATAACCCTATTGGCAACAGATGATGTTGCAGGTCTCCAA ATATGCAAAGATAAGGATGCAAAACCTCAAATATGGGAATATGTACCACCAATAAAAGG TGCATTTATAGTGAATATTGGTGACATGCTGGAACGCTGGAGCAACGGCATTTTCAA GTCCACATTGCATAGAGTTGTAGGGAACGGTCAAGACAGATACTCT ATCGCATACTTTATGGAACCAAGTCACGATTGTCTTGTTGAGTGTTTGCCTACGTGCAAATCTGAAAATAACCCTCCCAA ATTTCCCCCGATCTTGTGCCGCACTTACCTGAGCCAGCGCTATTACGACACTCACGCTGATCTGAATGTCTACACCGAACATAACAAATAA
- the LOC137746959 gene encoding E3 ubiquitin-protein ligase CIP8-like, whose protein sequence is MATVFSDQLLNTISTYHIDLDEFDLDEALTLSFAENSNSAHCNNNSIIAASNSTCSSLIVECMPSPVTAVDDVCAVCMEGLQSGGEEDHNIIGKQVPCGHVFHATCISSWLVACNSCPLCRSPMIPAVEQ, encoded by the coding sequence ATGGCAACTGTATTTTCAGATCAACTGCTCAACACCATATCAACTTACCATATCGACCTTGATGAATTTGATCTGGATGAAGCTTTAACTTTGTCTTTTGCTGAGAATTCCAATTCTGCCCACTGCAATAATAACAGTATCATTGCAGCATCGAATTCAACCTGCAGCTCCTTGATAGTTGAATGCATGCCAAGTCCTGTTACTGCAGTCGATGATGTTTGTGCGGTTTGCATGGAAGGACTGCAATCAGGTGGTGAGGAGGATCACAATATTATTGGTAAACAAGTCCCATGTGGCCATGTATTTCATGCCACGTGTATCTCCTCCTGGCTTGTCGCCTGCAACTCTTGCCCTCTCTGCCGCTCCCCCATGATCCCCGCCGTCGAACAGTGA
- the LOC137746960 gene encoding pentatricopeptide repeat-containing protein At4g14820-like produces the protein MAVLLSSCTLSPSLYYPLSIFNQIPKPQIHLCNKLLREFSRCAEPDKALLVYERMRMEDVRVDRFSIPPLLKAVARASALSEGMEIHGVAWKLGFHSDPFVETGLSGHFDTAFLLFEEMKNSNAEPDPDEMILSAILSACGHAGKLAYGKAIHDFIRYGNTEKMEM, from the exons atggcagtcctCCTCTCCTCCTGCACCCTCTCGCCGAGCCTCTACTACCCTCTTTCCATCTTCAACCAAATCCCCAAACCCCAAATCCATCTGTGCAACAAGCTCCTGCGCGAGTTCTCACGATGCGCTGAGCCCGATAAGGCCCTTTTGGTGTATGAGAGGATGAGGATGGAGGATGTAAGGGTGGACAGGTTCAGCATTCCGCCGCTGCTGAAGGCGGTGGCCAGAGCTTCGGCTTTGAGTGAAGGGATGGAGATTCACGGTGTAGCTTGGAAGTTGGGTTTTCATTCGGACCCGTTTGTGGAGACCGGGTTG AGTGGCCATTTCGACACTGCATTCCTTTTGTTTGAAGAGATGAAGAACTCTAATGCGGAGCCAGATCCAGATGAGATGATACTTTCTGCCATTCTTTCAGCTTGTGGTCATGCTGGAAAGTTGGCTTATGGGAAAGCAATCCATGACTTcattcggtatgggaataccgaaaaaatggagatgtaa
- the LOC137746743 gene encoding putative ABC transporter B family member 8 translates to MSKMNSPEKNDENMVAEKGDESSKGGNSVLKIFRYADWVDLLLMVLGTVGAIGDGMSTNCLLVFVSRLMNNLGYGQTQQNSHGTNWMDEVEKCSLDFVYLGLAVMLVALLEGYCWSKTSERQVLKIRYKYLEAVLRQEVGFFDSQEATTSEVINTISKDTSLIQEVLSEKVPTFVMHSSVFVSGLALSTYLSWRLALVAFPTLLLLIIPGMIYGKYLMYLSKKSYKEYGEANTIIEQALSSIKTVYSFTAERRIVDRYSAILERTSRLGIKQGVAKGLAVGSTGLSFAIWGFLAWYGSHLVMFKGESGGRIYAAGISFVLSGLSLGMALPDLRYFTEAAVAATRIFDRIDRKPLIDGEDTKGVVLDNIRGELEFIGVKFTYPSRPDSMVLKDFNLKVEAGKTIALVGASGSGKSTAIALLQRFYDADDGVVRVDGVDIRTLQLNWIRSKMGLVSQEHALFGTSIKENIMFGKLDANMDEVTAAAMAANAHNFIRQLPEGYETKIGERGAFLSGGQKQRIAIARAIIKNPAILLLDEATSALDSESEALVQNALDQASMGRTTMVVAHMLSTVRNADLIAAVSGGCINEIGSHNDLINRQNGHYANLAKLQRQLSSFDNVEQERISVSPVTRSSAGRLSKARSSPASAFAKSPLPNETPQLVSHPPTSFYRLLSLNSPEWKQGLIGSLSAIAFGSVQPVYALTIGGMISAFFVQSHEEMRARIRTYSLTFCALSLISMTLNLFQHYNFAYMGEQLTKRIRLRMLQKILTFETAWFDEEQNSSGALCSRLSNEASMVKSLVADRVSLLVQTTSAVTIAMIMGLVVAWKLALVMFAVQPLTILCFYTKKVLLSSISANFIKAQNRSTQIAVESVYNHRIVTSYGSVGKVLQLFDEAQEEPRKEARKKAWLAGLGMGSAQCLTFMSWALDFWYGGTLVEKGQISAGDVFKTFFILVSTGKVIAEAGSMTSDLAKGSTAVASVFKILDRHSLISGFHDVGDGDSNNGNWIQLEKVTGRIELKKVDFAYPSRPETLVLRQFSLEVKAGSSFGLVGTSGCGKSTVIGLIQRFYDVGRGSVKVDGVDIRELDIQWFRRHTALVSQEPVIYSGTIRDNIMFGKLDAPENEVAEAARAANAHEFISSLKDGYVTECGERGVQLSGGQKQRIAIARAILRNPTILLLDEATSALDLQSEQLVQEALDLIMVGRTTIVIAHRLNTIKNLDMISVVGEGKVVEKGTYAQLLQKRGAFFNLATC, encoded by the exons ATGAGTAAAATGAACTCTCCtgagaagaatgatgagaatatGGTAGCAGAGAAAGGAGATGAGAGCAGCAAAGGAGGAAATTCAGTATTGAAAATATTCAGATATGCTGATTGGGTTGATCTGTTGCTGATGGTGCTGGGTACAGTGGGAGCAATAGGAGATGGGATGTCTACTAATTGCTTGCTGGTGTTCGTTAGCCGTCTTATGAACAATTTGGGATATGGTCAGACCCAGCAGAACAGTCATGGGACTAATTGGATGGACGAAGTTGAAAAG TGCAGCTTAGACTTTGTATACTTGGGACTAGCAGTAATGCTGGTGGCTCTTTTGG AGGGTTATTGTTGGAGCAAAACCAGTGAGAGGCAGGTGCTGAAGATTCGTTACAAGTACTTGGAAGCTGTTCTAAGGCAGGAAGTTGGGTTTTTCGATTCACAAGAAGCCACTACTTCGGAGGTCATCAATACTATATCAAAAGACACTTCTCTCATACAAGAAGTTCTGAGTGAAAAG GTGCCAACATTCGTTATGCACTCCTCCGTTTTTGTGTCTGGCCTGGCCCTCTCCACCTACTTGTCATGGAGACTGGCCTTGGTAGCATTCCCCACACTACTTCTTCTAATCATTCCAGGAATGATCTATGGGAAGTACCTCATGTACTTGTCTAAAAAATCGTACAAAGAGTACGGAGAAGCAAACACAATAATAGAGCAAGCACTGAGCTCCATTAAAACTGTTTATTCGTTCACTGCCGAGAGGAGAATCGTGGACAGATATTCAGCTATACTGGAGAGGACAAGCAGGCTGGGGATAAAGCAAGGCGTTGCAAAAGGGTTGGCTGTTGGAAGCACAGGACTTTCTTTTGCGATATGGGGATTTCTTGCTTGGTATGGGAGCCATTTGGTCATGTTTAAAGGTGAAAGTGGTGGGAGGATTTATGCGGCGGGCATCTCTTTCGTGTTGAGTGGACT ATCCCTGGGAATGGCACTTCCGGATTTGAGGTACTTCACAGAAGCTGCTGTTGCCGCCACCCGAATATTTGACAGGATTGACCGGAAACCCTTGATTGATGGTGAAGACACCAAAGGAGTTGTGCTAGACAACATTAGAGGCGAGCTAGAATTCATTGGTGTCAAGTTCACATATCCGTCTCGTCCCGATTCCATGGTCCTCAAAGATTTCAACCTCAAAGTTGAAGCTGGGAAGACCATTGCTCTTGTAGGTGCAAGTGGAAGTGGAAAATCCACAGCAATCGCGTTGCTGCAACGCTTTTATGACGCGGATGATGGCGTTGTTCGGGTTGATGGTGTTGATATAAGGACGCTTCAGTTGAATTGGATAAGATCCAAGATGGGACTTGTGAGCCAAGAACATGCATTGTTTGGGACATCGATAAAGGAAAAtattatgtttggtaaacttgaTGCTAATATGGATGAAGTCACAGCTGCAGCTATGGCTGCCAATGCTCATAATTTCATAAGGCAACTGCCAGAAGGGTACGAGACCAAG AttggagaaagaggagcttTTTTATCTGGTGGACAAAAGCAGCGGATAGCCATTGCTAGAGCAATCATTAAGAACCCTGCGATTCTACTACTTGATGAAGCAACAAGTGCTCTTGACTCTGAATCAGAGGCTTTGGTCCAAAATGCTCTTGATCAAGCCTCCATGGGAAGAACCACAATG GTTGTTGCACACATGCTTTCCACAGTCCGAAATGCAGACCTAATTGCAGCGGTGAGTGGCGGTTGCATCAACGAAATAGGGTCCCACAACGACCTCATCAACCGCCAAAACGGGCACTATGCAAATCTAGCAAAGCTGCAGAGGCAGCTCAGTAGTTTTGACAACGTTGAGCAAGAACGAATTTCGGTGTCTCCAGTCACTAGAAGCAGCGCTGGCCGGCTAAGCAAGGCAAGATCAAGCCCTGCATCAGCGTTTGCAAAATCGCCATTACCTAATGAGACTCCACAACTTGTGTCACATCCTCCGACTTCCTTTTACCGGCTTCTGTCTTTAAATTCCCCGGAATGGAAGCAAGGCCTAATCGGAAGCCTCTCTGCCATAGCGTTCGGTTCAGTTCAACCTGTCTATGCCTTAACCATAGGTGGAATGATATCAGCTTTCTTTGTGCAAAGCCACGAGGAAATGCGTGCTCGAATTCGCACATACTCCTTGACTTTCTGTGCACTTTCCTTAATTTCCATGACTTTGAATCTCTTCCAACACTACAATTTTGCTTACATGGGTGAGCAGCTCACGAAAAGAATCCGATTACGAATGCTTCAAAAGATCTTGACCTTTGAAACGGCTTGGTTTGATGAGGAGCAGAACTCGAGCGGGGCATTGTGTTCGAGATTGAGCAATGAGGCTTCCATGGTTAAGTCCCTCGTGGCAGACAGGGTGTCCTTATTAGTCCAAACCACTTCAGCTGTCACAATAGCCATGATCATGGGGCTAGTTGTTGCATGGAAGCTAGCACTCGTTATGTTCGCGGTCCAACCACTCACGATCCTTTGCTTTTACACTAAGAAAGTCCTGCTCTCTAGCATATCAGCCAACTTCATCAAAGCACAAAACCGCAGCACTCAAATTGCAGTCGAATCAGTGTATAACCACAGAATTGTGACATCATACGGAAGCGTGGGAAAAGTACTTCAATTGTTCGATGAGGCTCAGGAGGAACCACGGAAAGAAGCACGGAAGAAGGCATGGCTAGCTGGGCTTGGAATGGGATCAGCTCAATGCCTAACATTTATGTCATGGGCATTGGACTTCTGGTATGGTGGTACATTGGTAGAAAAAGGGCAAATATCAGCTGGGGATGtgttcaaaacatttttcataTTGGTTAGCACTGGTAAAGTTATAGCTGAAGCTGGAAGCATGACTTCGGATTTGGCCAAGGGTTCGACTGCAGTTGCATCCGTGTTTAAGATTCTTGACCGACATTCACTAATTTCAGGCTTTCATGAT GTTGGGGATGGAGATAGTAATAATGGAAACTGGATCCAGTTAGAGAAAGTGACTGGAAGGATTGAATTGAAGAAGGTTGATTTTGCATACCCTAGCAGGCCAGAGACATTAGTGCTGCGCCAATTTAGCTTGGAGGTGAAGGCAGGCTCAAGCTTTGGACTTGTCGGGACAAGTGGGTGTGGAAAATCAACTGTGATTGGCTTGATACAAAGATTTTATGATGTAGGGAGGGGATCAGTGAAGGTGGATGGGGTTGACATAAGGGAACTAGATATTCAATGGTTCCGGAGGCACACGGCCCTTGTTAGCCAAGAGCCGGTGATATACTCCGGTACCATCCGGGACAACATCATGTTCGGGAAGCTTGACGCGCCAGAAAATGAAGTCGCAGAGGCTGCGAGAGCCGCCAATGCCCACGAATTTATCTC GTCACTGAAGGACGGGTACGTCACTGAGTGCGGCGAAAGAGGGGTGCAGCTATCAGGAGGGCAAAAGCAAAGAATAGCAATTGCAAGAGCAATACTTAGGAATCCAACAATATTGTTGCTAGATGAGGCAACAAGTGCACTTGATCTGCAATCAGAGCAGCTTGTGCAGGAAGCATTGGATCTCATTATGGTTGGAAGGACAACAATTGTGATAGCACACAGACTCAACACCATCAAAAACCTAGATATGATTTCAGTTGTTGGAGAGGGGAAGGTGGTGGAAAAAGGCACTTACGCTCAGCTCCTGCAAAAGCGTGGTGCCTTTTTTAACCTTGCCACGTGTTAG